The Brachyspira hyodysenteriae ATCC 27164 sequence AATACTAACATAGCACCAATAAATATACCTATTAATACTTTAGGGTTCATTAAGTGAATATTGAAAGCATTCATAAACTCATTCATACCTAAACTATAAACAACTTTGTCATATAATTCTTTAGCACTGTTAGCAGTATATTGAACAGTACCTATATCTATAGAAGTAAGATTACCAGTATTTATCATTCTTCCTAAAGAAGTTTTAATTTCCTCAATATAAGCAGCAATCAAAGCCATAGCAGTTAAAGCAGCAGAACAAATAGCGAAACCTTTACCAGTAGCAGCAGTAGTGTTACCTAAAGAGTCTAAAGCATCAGTTCTTTCTCTAACGCTTTCAGGAAGTCCAGACATTTCAGCGTTACCACCAGCATTGTCAGCTATAGGACCATAAGCATCTGTAGCTAATGTGATACCTAAAGTAGATAACATACCAACAGAAGCCAAAGCAATACCATATAAACCTTGAGAGAATGCAGAAGCTTCAGCACCGAAACCGCCTGCGAAACCGAATGCTAATATTATAGATATAACTACTGTAACAACAGGTATTAAAGTAGATTGCATACCTACAGCAAGTCCGCCGATTATAACTGTAGCAGGACCTGTTTTAGATTGTTCAGCTACCCATTGAGTAGGTCTGTATTCAGCAGCAGTATAATATTCAGTGAAGAAACCAACTACGTTACCAGCTATAAGTCCTACAATTATAGAAACGAATAATCCTAAATTGTTTGGAAGTAAAGCTTTTACAAGTAAGAAAGCAACTACAATGATTATAGCACTGCTCACATAAACACCAACTCTTAAAGACTTTAATAATTCTCCCATAGTAGCACCTTCTTTAGTTTTAACGAAGAATACTCCTATAATAGAAGAAAGAGTACCAATAGCAGCAAGTATCATAGGAAGAGATACAGCAAATATTGGACTTACATCAGGATTAATATATCCAAAAGCAGCAGAACCTAAACTCATAGCAGCAAGTATAGAACCTGCATAAGATTCATAAAGGTCAGCACCCATACCAGCAACGTCACCTACGTTATCACCTACGTTGTCAGCTATAACAGCAGGGTTTCTTGGGTCATCTTCAGGTATTCCAGCTTCAACTTTACCTACTAAGTCAGCACCAACGTCAGCAGCTTTAGTAAATATACCGCCTCCAACACGAGCAAATAAAGCTTGGAAAGAAGCACCTACACCAAAGCTAAGCATTGTAGTAGTTACAAAGTGC is a genomic window containing:
- a CDS encoding sodium-translocating pyrophosphatase, with product MNYEILAENARFFTISAAILTLAFAFYFYKWMRKQDEGNETMKEIASHVRSGAIAYLKQQYKVIAFFFAGAFIIFAILSYALKVQNPFIPIGFLTGGFFSTLSGFLGMKTATYASARTANAASKSLNEGLTIAFRSGAVMGLTVVGLALFDISLWFIVLNVWLDNSLFGTDFLNLAATGIAKGTAEYTAAKMHFVTTTMLSFGVGASFQALFARVGGGIFTKAADVGADLVGKVEAGIPEDDPRNPAVIADNVGDNVGDVAGMGADLYESYAGSILAAMSLGSAAFGYINPDVSPIFAVSLPMILAAIGTLSSIIGVFFVKTKEGATMGELLKSLRVGVYVSSAIIIVVAFLLVKALLPNNLGLFVSIIVGLIAGNVVGFFTEYYTAAEYRPTQWVAEQSKTGPATVIIGGLAVGMQSTLIPVVTVVISIILAFGFAGGFGAEASAFSQGLYGIALASVGMLSTLGITLATDAYGPIADNAGGNAEMSGLPESVRERTDALDSLGNTTAATGKGFAICSAALTAMALIAAYIEEIKTSLGRMINTGNLTSIDIGTVQYTANSAKELYDKVVYSLGMNEFMNAFNIHLMNPKVLIGIFIGAMLVFFFCALTMKAVGRAAAGVVEEVRRQFREIKGLLAGEKGVKADYEKAVQICTKSAQKEMIVPSVLAIIVPVVVGFLFGVPAVIGMLVGGLTAGFAMAVMMSNAGGAWDNAKKYIEAGNLGGKKIIDEKTGEKITNPNHAAAVIGDTVGDPFKDTSGPSINILIKLMSLISVVFAGAIVAFSPKIQAILGIADQIIK